One stretch of Podospora pseudoanserina strain CBS 124.78 chromosome 4, whole genome shotgun sequence DNA includes these proteins:
- the BUD2 gene encoding GTPase activating factor (COG:T; EggNog:ENOG503NUJW): MDTRSFGSSGSSNSSSSSVSGNGGAPALPERPAQSSVLAPVSEVPSLRGMERLSTSNLRSTFRPSLVVQHRGDTAVTPEPADVALDSRDRTGQASRAFGSVSPQTSPRTIPGVPASLPVRRQGVVFNDSFAGSYEANSSSPPLRPPPSFRPRTHTMDGAFRQQLAPTVEARHRVGSFSSSLPVADELRLPPLQPPLDSYRLPDLQQTSLSTSAQKDKKSAGTRSRLTKRPSSRPSSPLLSLPPSVDSLLLPIPTTDANKVLLLMKNLCGRMRGDIEYQRESGGPWHSGVCYIEEDKGSLMFDPGDRGPFHTTLVPDLRGCRVVPMEQMDGEYQCLELIAPQLTSTLLLRPLVAEELDLWLAALLCWQQLRPPASKQTPPRATTTAAPARPEVKRRVSSSGLRDTPVIKVGKVMLWDKGIATSPRAIVKRPSTRDLKSAQTAWRKVSCILHDNGELKLMTENDVTVLSVIELPQLARSAIQQLDRSVLDEDYCLAIFPIYSSTSTQLSIFRPIYVSLESRVLFEVWFVLLRAFTVPDVYTLDPASGGQVCEVADLQAEPPGETFRLEKTISVRVTEAKLRGRTLIADGQASDRHNKSADHEGITGNYLAEVILDGEVRARTTTKMNTKKPFWREDCEFVDLPASLPYLSVLLKRIDGNMESFTHQLQATLGLARTGNLAEVLCGAVDIPLHQLDRGKDHEQWFPICDERHQSVGSMLVRLHHEELVVLLSKHYQPLSDLLHRFSSGLTAQITEALPGNLRRVAETFLNIFQVSGTSNEWLMNMVEEEIDGIGSQATLKKPRFSSRLKSSDSLESTSDREQIVRDMGKSLQGEANLLFRGNSLLTQALEFHMRRLGKEYLHETLAEKIFEINELNPNCEVDPSKLQQGEDAQHHWNHLIQLTSELWGCIAASASRLPPELRHILKYIRAVAEDRYGDFLRTVTYTSVSGFLFLRFLCPAILNPKLFGLLRDHPQPRAQRTLTLIAKGLQALANLSTIGKKETWMEPMNRFLTAQRQAFKDFLDAVCAIPAERTKMTLQASYSTPVAIMGRLSPLAREGFPSLPYLLDPGRNFAALVKLWMDAHPITASASKVYTGDLLKFHTMCVDLHRRATACYSQIETLRSAVDAVSQLPDNDRISLTDALDRISLGDTLHISPYSNSSHTAFWFDAEGRPPGSAGSDVVLDHTSLALSPSSHSKFDSRFGGGNSGGGNNRQVSRSSEMSGAYGGGNPGGGGAAGTVRNLPRKLLNGFIRKARTVSPDMPEGATSSSSTPSSGTPWDREQQVQERGRDKQYEREHKRREKDRDRGRDRD; this comes from the coding sequence ATGGACACCAGATCGTTTGgtagcagcggcagcagtaacagcagcagcagcagcgtcaGCGGGAATGGTGGCGCCCCTGCGCTCCCTGAGCGTCCAGCACAAAGCTCAGTGCTTGCTCCAGTGTCCGAGGTGCCGTCGTTGCGAGGCATGGAGAGGCTGTCCACCAGTAACCTTCGCAGCACCTTCCGTCCCAGCCTGGTCGTGCAGCACCGTGGTGACACAGCCGTCACACCTGAGCCGGCCGACGTCGCACTCGACAGCCGCGACAGAACTGGCCAGGCGTCCCGCGCTTTCGGTTCCGTGTCACCTCAGACCTCTCCCAGAACGATACCCGGTGTCCCGGCCAGCCTGCCTGTGAGGCGCCAGGGTGTGGTCTTTAACGATTCCTTTGCCGGGTCCTATGAGGCCAATTCGTCCAGTCCTCCGCTTCGACCGCCGCCCTCGTTTCGTCCCAGGACACACACGATGGACGGTGCTTTCCGCCAACAGCTTGCCCCGACCGTCGAGGCACGACACCGCGTCGGCTCCTTTTCCTCGTCTCTCCCCGTGGCTGATGAGCTCAGGCTGCCGCCTCTCCAGCCACCCCTTGACTCATACCGACTCCCAGATCTCCAGCAGACATCACTCAGCACGTCTGCTCAAAAGGACAAGAAGTCGGCAGGCACCCGCAGTCGTTTGACAAAACGGCCCTCGTCTCGGCCCAGCTCGCCCCTGCTTTCCCTCCCGCCATCAGTTGActcgttgctgctgcccataCCCACAACTGATGCGAAcaaggtgctgctgctgatgaagAATCTCTGCGGCAGGATGCGAGGCGATATAGAGTACCAGCGAGAAAGCGGCGGGCCCTGGCACAGCGGTGTATGCTATATAGAAGAGGATAAAGGAAGCCTAATGTTTGACCCAGGGGACCGGGGCCCTTTTCACACCACACTGGTTCCTGACCTGCGTGGGTGCAGGGTGGTGCCAATGGAACAAATGGATGGAGAATACCAATGCCTGGAACTCATCGCTCCCCAGCTGACATCAACCCTTCTCTTGCGGCCGCTGGTGGCCGAAGAGCTCGATCTCTGGCTGGCGGCGCTTCTTTGCTGGCAACAACTGCGACCGCCCGCTTCAAAGCAGACACCACCTCGCGCGACCACCACAGCAGCTCCAGCACGACCCGAGGTCAAGCGCCGTGTGTCTTCTTCGGGCCTGCGCGACACCCCCGTAATCAAAGTTGGCAAGGTCATGCTGTGGGACAAGGGCatcgccacctcccctcGCGCCATCGTCAAACGACCCTCGACCCGTGATCTCAAGTCAGCGCAAACTGCATGGAGAAAGGTGTCTTGTATTCTTCATGACAATGGTGAGCTCAAGCTCATGACGGAAAATGATGTAACGGTGCTCTCGGTCATTGAGCTGCCTCAGCTAGCCAGGTCAGCCATTCAGCAGCTGGACAGATCTGTGTTGGACGAGGACTACTGCCTGGCCATTTTCCCCATATACTCGTCGACCTCCACCCAGCTTTCGATTTTCAGACCAATATATGTGTCACTAGAGTCGCGGGTGCTGTTTGAGGTCTGGTTTGTGCTTTTGCGCGCATTCACTGTTCCTGACGTCTACACTCTGGATCCCGCCAGTGGAGGACAGGTGTGCGAGGTGGCAGATCTCCAAGCTGAGCCTCCTGGTGAGACCTTTAGGCTGGAGAAGACAATATCTGTGAGGGTTACTGAGGCCAAACTACGCGGGCGCACCCTTATTGCAGACGGACAAGCTTCGGATCGCCATAACAAGAGCGCCGATCACGAAGGAATCACGGGCAATTATCTGGCCGAAGTCATCCTCGATGGAGAGGTCAGAGCTCGCACGACAACCAAGATGAACACCAAAAAGCCGTTCTGGCGGGAAGACTGCGAGTTTGTAGACCTCCCTGCGTCGCTGCCTTATCTGTCGGTCCTGCTGAAACGGATTGATGGAAACATGGAGAGCTTCACGCATCAACTGCAAGCTACTTTGGGGTTGGCCAGGACAGGCAACCTGGCTGAAGTTCTCTGCGGTGCTGTTGATATACCACTGCATCAGCTCGACCGAGGAAAGGATCACGAGCAGTGGTTTCCGATCTGCGATGAGAGACACCAGTCTGTCGGCTCCATGCTGGTACGACTACATCACGAGGAGCTTGTGGTGCTCCTATCTAAACATTATCAGCCGCTTTCAGACCTCCTGCATCGCTTTAGCTCTGGACTAACGGCGCAAATTACCGAGGCCCTCCCCGGAAACCTGCGGCGCGTCGCCGAGACGTTTCTCAACATATTCCAGGTTTCAGGCACCTCGAACGAGTGGCTGATGAAcatggttgaggaagagattGACGGCATTGGAAGCCAGGCCACGCTGAAAAAGCCCAGGTTCAGCAGTCGGCTCAAGTCCAGTGATTCCTTAGAATCCACGAGCGATAGGGAGCAAATTGTTCGCGATATGGGCAAGTCGCTTCAGGGTGAGGCCAATTTGCTGTTCAGGGGCAACTCCCTCTTGACGCAAGCACTCGAGTTTCACATGCGCCGCCTTGGAAAGGAATATTTACACGAAACACTGGCCGAGAAGATATTTGAAATCAACGAGCTCAACCCCAACTGCGAGGTCGATCCCAGCAAGTTGCAGCAGGGCGAGGATGCGCAGCATCATTGGAATCACCTCATCCAGCTGACAAGCGAGCTTTGGGGCTGCATTGCTGCATCAGCGTCACGGTTACCACCCGAGCTCCGGCATATTCTCAAATACATTCGTGCTGTGGCCGAGGATCGATACGGAGATTTCCTCCGCACCGTAACCTACACCTCGGTGTctggcttcctcttccttcgcTTCCTCTGCCCAGCTATTCTCAACCCGAAACTATTTGGCCTCCTGCGcgaccaccctcaaccccgaGCCCAGCGCACACTAACCCTCATAGCCAAGGGTCTCCAAGCCCTCGcaaacctctccaccatcggCAAGAAGGAAACCTGGATGGAACCCATGAACCGCTTCCTGACCGCACAGCGccaggccttcaaagacTTTCTCGATGCCGTCTGCGCTATCCCCGCCGAACGCACCAAAATGACCCTCCAGGCCTCCTACTCAACCCCAGTCGCCATCATGGGCCGGCTATCACCACTCGCTCGCGAAGGCTTCCCCTCGCTACCCTACCTCCTTGATCCCGGCCGCAACTTCGCCGCCCTCGTCAAGCTCTGGATGGACgcccaccccatcaccgccagcgcTTCCAAGGTGTACACAGGGGACCTTTTGAAATTCCACACCATGTGTGTAGacctccaccgccgagcAACAGCCTGCTACTCCCAGATCGAAACCCTCCGCAGCGCCGTCGACGCAGTCAGCCAGCTCCCCGACAATGACCGCATCAGCCTCACCGATGCCCTTGATCGGATCAGCCTGGGCGACACACTGCACATCTCACCatacagcaacagcagccacacCGCCTTCTGGTTTGACGCCGAGGGCCGCCCGCCAGGCTCGGCGGGGAGTGATGTCGTGCTCGATCATACATCCCTGGCGCTTTCCCCGAGCAGTCACAGCAAATTTGACTCGAGGTTTGGTGGAGGGAACAGTGGGGGTGGCAACAACAGACAGGTCTCGAGAAGCAGTGAGATGTCTGGTGCCTATGGTGGCGGCAAccctggcggtggtggtgctgctggcacGGTGCGCAACCTGCCTCGGAAGCTCCTCAATGGCTTTATTCGTAAGGCGAGGACGGTTTCACCTGATATGCCTGAGGGCGCGACGAGCTCCTCGTCTACCCCCAGCAGTGGCACGCCGTGGGATCGGGAGCAGCAGGTGCAAGAAAGGGGAAGAGACAAGCAATATGAGCGGGAACATAagcggagggagaaggaTAGGGACCGGGGTAGAGATAGGGATTAG
- the DTD1 gene encoding D-tyrosyl-tRNA(Tyr) deacylase (EggNog:ENOG503P37W; COG:J; BUSCO:EOG09264ZQC), producing the protein MKAILQRVLSASVTVDQELVSSIGKGILVLAAVAPGDTEKEADALAAKVLKLRLWDDDTGGRWKKNVQDINGEVLCVSQFTLLASTKKGSKPDFHGAMGGDEAKSLYQYFYRRVQEGYAADKVKDGVFQAMMQVALVNDGPVTLEVSASPPKEQDQKKPKTTEPPK; encoded by the exons ATGAAGG CCATCCTTCAACGAGTGCTTTCAGCCTCGGTCACGGTAGACCAGGAGCTGGTTTCATCGATAGGAAAAGGCATCTTGGTCCTGGCTGCAGTTGCGCCGGGTGACACTGAGAAGGAAGCTGATGCCCTGGCAGCGAAGGTCCTCAAGTTGAGGCTTTGGGATGATGATACAGGGGGCCGTTGGAAGAAGAATGTCCAAGATATCAACGGCGAAGTACTATGTG TATCACAATTCACGCTCCTAGCTTCTACCAAGAAGGGCAGCAAACCGGACTTCCACGGTGCCATGGGAGGGGACGAGGCCAAGAGCCTCTACCAGTATTTCTACCGCCGAGTTCAGGAAGGCTATGCTGCCGACAAGGTGAAGGATGGCGTCTTCCAAGCCATGATGCAGGTTGCCCTCGTAAATGACGGACCG GTCACTCTTGAGGTCTCAGCAAGCCCTCCCAAGGAACAAGAccagaagaagccaaagaccACGGAACCGCCCAAATAA
- the NOT5 gene encoding General negative regulator of transcription subunit 5 (EggNog:ENOG503NU44; COG:K) produces the protein MAARKLQQEVDKCFKKVAEGVADFEAIYEKIEQSTNQAQKEKLEDQLKREIKKLQRLRDQIKTWAASNDIKDKGPLLEQRRLIETQMEKFKAVEKAMKTKAYSKEGLSAATKLDPKEQAKLEASEFLSNMVDELEQQIETLEAEGESIQATMKKGKGQATKLERIAEIERIIERHKWHQGKLELIRRSLENGGVETEQVTDLEESIKYYVSDGMNDDFPEDEGMYDDLNLEEEEDAFGMNLENDKGSSQDTQSVQEEPAPEPETTRPAAAAPVGKQRTVADAVTGSATRRPSAQKSPLPTLATVHNSQTTNSNGVQANVAMKPAALPTRPAEGLKYASAAAAAAASDKNNVGIAPLPPPPGAPPASAASPLAPSQPRTSTTNSPSTAPIQPVVQDRAPLQTAQPPAKEAPKSAASKGKAPVQPPTATPAASDHGDATPARAGSASTQGAPVSAPVPAANGVSNGIKPIEEEEEDEEEESIYHLPAVLQDLVESYEVTKKRTASINSPLTQRMHITSEAAKPEVADAEPPRAYVPETKYLAHTHFPQEPLDILDDPRLYERIEPDTLFYVFYYKQGTYQQYLAARALKDQSWRFHKQYQTWFQRHEEPKSITEEFEQGTYRFFDYESTWMNRRKADFKFAYKFLEDEV, from the exons ATGGCGGCACGAAAGCTGCAGCAGGAAGTCGACAAGTGCTTCAAGAAGGTGGCTGAAGGTGTCGCCgacttcgaggccatttACGAGAAGATTGAGCAGTCCACCAATCAGGCGCAAAAGGAGAAGCTAGAAGATCAGCTGAAGCGAGAAATCAAGAAGTTGCAGAGGCTGCGCGATCAGATCAAGACATGGGCTGCTAGCAATGATATCAAGGATAAGGGGCCGCTGCTGGAGCAGCGGAGGCTGATAGAGACG CAAATGGAGAAGTTCAAGGCTGTCGAAAAGGCGATGAAGACGAAGGCGTACTCTAAAGAGGGGTTATCAGCCGCCACCAAGCTGGACCCCAAGGAGCAAGCGAAGCTGGAGGCAAGCGAATTCCTGAGCAACATGGTTGACGAACTCGAGCAGCAAATCGAAACCCTCGAGGCCGAAGGCGAATCGATACAAGCCACCatgaagaagggcaagggacAGGCAACCAAGCTGGAGCGCATCGCCGAGATAGAGCGCATCATCGAACGGCATAAATGGCACCAAGGGAAGCTGGAGCTGATTCGCCGCTCACTCGAAAATGGGGGCGTCGAGACCGAGCAAGTCACGGACCTAGAGGAGAGCATCAAGTACTACGTGTCCGACGGCATGAACGACGATTtccccgaggacgagggcATGTATGACGATCTAAacctggaagaagaggaggatgcctTTGGTATGAACCTGGAGAACGACAAGGGCTCATCACAGGACACCCAGTCGGTTCAAGAGGAGCCAGCCCCTGAGCCCGAGACGACAAGACCGGCAGCTGCTGCTCCGGTCGGAAAGCAACGCACGGTGGCCGATGCTGTGACAGGGTCGGCTACACGACGTCCCTCGGCCCAAAAGTCACCCCTCCCAACGCTCGCAACCGTCCACAACTCGCAAACAACCAACAGCAATGGGGTCCAGGCCAATGTTGCCATGAAGCCGGCAGCGCTACCAACCCGGCCCGCCGAGGGTTTGAAGTATGccagcgcagcagcagccgctgCCGCAAGCGATAAGAACAACGTGGGCATTGCGCCTTTACCCCCTCCGCCAGGTGCTCCTCCAGCATCCGCCGCCTCTCCGTTAGCACCAAGTCAGCCGAGGACAAGTACTACCAACTCTCCCAGCACAGCACCCATACAACCGGTGGTGCAGGACAGGGCACCCCTACAAACTGCCCAGCCGCCAGCCAAGGAAGCGCCCAAATCTGCAGCATCAAAGGGCAAGGCTCCTGTACAACCGCCAACCGCCACACCAGCAGCTTCAGATCACGGAGATGCCACCCCCGCGCGAG CAGGTTCGGCGTCAACACAAGGGGCTCCAGTATCAGCACCAGTACCGGCTGCGAACGGCGTTTCTAATGGCATCAAGCCaatcgaggaggaagaggaagatgaagaggaagagtcGATATATCATCTCCCTGCGGTCCTCCAAGACCTGGTGGAATCATACGAAGTGACCAAGAAGCGGACGGCGTCAATAAACTCACCATTGACCCAGAGGATGCATATCACATCGGAAGCGGCTAAGCCTGAAGTTGCGGATGCCGAACCACCCCGCGCGTATGTGCCGGAGACGAAGTACCTCGCGCACACACACTTCCCACAAGAGCCGCTAGATATCCTGGATGACCCACGACTGTACGAACGAATCGAGCCAGACACACTCTTTTACGTTTTCTACTACAAACAGGGGACATACCAGCAATATCTTGCCGCGAGGGCTTTGAAGGACCAGAGTTGGAGGTTCCATAAACAATACCAGACATGGTTTCAGAGACACGAAGAACCAAAGTCGATTACCGAAGAGTTTGAACAGGGGACGTACCGCTTCTTCGATTATGAGAGCACATG GATGAACCGCAGAAAGGCAGATTTTAAGTTTGCCTACAAGTttctcgaggatgaggtttgA
- a CDS encoding hypothetical protein (EggNog:ENOG503NVYC) yields the protein MGEMAKPELESTDIGNKLEDLSGVEIKPGDNPYNALINACHGNAAKIQSLYAAHRIARNLQQKEKFLSHEFKELIIDPFLLRLENPKLEPGFKDPRNCLVFWARPPDHIIRLVVHLQQALKQAAPNLWLMPTHRMHMTTLEIAHSRSPAEIESMVALMRPKLASLTNMPFTKRARLVKPFISYDLSALAVSFLPAAGEAVLSPPPVAPHPKYINHPGLLGNDTAESDTYTYHHLRRDVFDEAKSTGVEIGSRYVVPSAHITLGRYLTQTDHEMPEQRQKWVQAIDDLNKWLEGEVWDVQDGEYVGEWIVGQERGLDARNGALWYGGGRTIMVGEGF from the exons atgggggagatggcgaagCCCGAGCTGGAATCGACAGACATTGGGAACAAGTTGGAAGATCTTTCTGGTGTCGAAATCAAGCCTGGAGACAACCCTTACAACGCTCTGATCAACGCTTGTCATGGTAATGCG GCCAAGATTCAGTCATTATATGCAGCCCATCGCATTGCCCGAAACTTGcaacagaaagaaaagttTCTATCTCACGAGTTCAAAGAACTCATCATCGATCCGTTTTTACTCCGTTTAGAGAACCCCAAGCTTGAGCCCGGATTCAAGGACCCTCGCAACTGTCTTGTTTTCTGGGCCAGGCCTCCAGATCACATCATCCGGTTGGTTGTTCATCTTCAGCAAGCACTCAAACAGGCAGCACCCA ACCTTTGGCTTATGCCGACTCACCGGATGCACATGACCACGCTCGAGATTGCCCATTCACGATCACCGGCTGAAATTGAAAGTATGGTGGCCCTCATGCGGCCGAAACTCGCCAGTCTGACAAACATGCCCTTCACCAAGCGCGCTCGTCTGGTGAAGCCTTTTATATCCTATGACCTCTCGGCATTGGCTGTCTCGTTCTTGCCTGCGGCAGGCGAAGCAGtgctctcaccaccacccgtgGCACCGCACCCAAAATACATCAACCATCCAGGTCTGCTGGGGAACGACACGGCGGAAAGTGACACCTACACCTACCACCATCTGCGTCGCGATGTCTTTGACGAAGCAAAGTCGACTGGCGTAGAGATCGGGTCACGTTATGTTGTTCCCAGTGCCCACATCACGCTGGGTCGATATCTTACACAGACAGACCACGAGATGCCGGAACAGCGGCAGAAATGGGTCCAAGCTATTGATGATTTGAACAAGTGGCTGGAAGGTGAGGTCTGGGATGTGCAAGATGGAGAATATGTTGGCGAGTGGATCGTGGGCcaggagagggggttggatgcTCGGAATGGGGCCCTTTGGTATGGTGGTGGCCGTACCATCATGGTTGGAGAAGGCTTCTAA
- the CYP41 gene encoding cytochrome P450 monooxygenase 41 (COG:O; EggNog:ENOG503NXZR), with translation MSSTEETKKARSRVFFDVTIGGKPAGRITFELYDDIVPKTAENFRALCTGEKGIGKAGKPLHYKGSLFHRIIKQFMIQGGDFTAGNGTGGESIYGAKFEDENFELKHDRPFLLSMANAGPGTNGSQFFITTVPTPHLDGKHVVFGEVLSGKSVVRQLENLTTQADKPTKDAVIADCGELSGSEAITADTKTADAYGDEYEDFPEDQVSGSETLSATQILTIASDCKEFGNKAFKGGDLSVALDKYQKGLRYLNEDPDLDNESDETKSRLSTLRISLNTNAALMNFKLEAWDDTVRSANGALAVAGISGKEKAKALYHRGRAQLRLKDEDAALESLGEAQKVDPENAAVAKELAEVKKAAAARRAKEKAAYKKFFS, from the exons ATGAGCAGCACCGAGGAGACAAAGAAGGCTCGCAGCCGCGTCTTCTTTGACGTTACCATCGGAGGAAAGCCCGCCGGCCGCATCACATTCGAGCTTTACGATGACATTGTGCCCAAGACGGCCGAGAACTTCCGCGCTCTCTGCACGGGCGAGAAGGGTATCGGCAAGGCCGGTAAACCTTTGCACTACAAGGGGTCACTATTCCACCGCATCATCAAGCAGTTCATGATCCAGGGTGGTGACTTCACGGCCGGCAATGGCACAGGCGGCGAGTCCATCTATGGTGCcaagtttgaggatgagaacTTTGAGCTGAAGCACGACCGTCCTTTCTTGCTGTCCATGGCTAATGCTGGTCCCG GTACAAACGGTTCCCAATTCTTCATTACTACTGTGCCAACACCACATCTCGATGGAAAGCATGTCGTTTTTGGAGAGGTCCTCAGCGGCAAGTCCGTCGTCCGTCAACTCGAAAACCTCACCACTCAAGCCGACAAGCCCACGAAAGATGCCGTCATCGCCGACTGCGGCGAGCTCTCCGGCTCCgaagccatcaccgccgACACCAAGACCGCCGACGCCTATGGTGATGAGTACGAAGATTTCCCCGAAGACCAAGTTAGTGGCAGCGAAACTCTTTCCGCCACTCAAATCCTCACAATCGCCAGCGACTGCAAGGAGTTTGGCAACAAGGCTTTCAAGGGTGGCGACTTGAGCGTGGCCCTGGACAAATACCAAAAGGGCTTGCGCTACCTGAACGAGGACCCCGATCTGGACAACGAATCCGATGAGACCAAGTCCAGGCTCAGCACTTTGCGCATCTcgctcaacaccaacgcGGCGCTCATGAATTTCAAGCTGGAGGCGTGGGATGACACGGTTCGTTCTGCAAACGGTGCTCTTGCCGTGGCTGGCATCTCAGGCAaggagaaggcaaaggctCTCTACCACCGCGGACGTGCTCAGTTGCGTCTCAAGGACGAGGATGCTGCTCTGGAGAGTTTGGGAGAGGCTCAAAAGGTTGACCCGGAGAACGCGGCTGTCGCGaaggagctggccgaggtcaagaaggcGGCTGCTGCGAGACgcgccaaggagaaggcggcgtACAAGAAGTTCTTTAGCTGA